The following coding sequences are from one Sciurus carolinensis chromosome 11, mSciCar1.2, whole genome shotgun sequence window:
- the LOC124960065 gene encoding olfactory receptor 5B3-like: MENRTEVVQFILLGLTSDPGLQLPLFLTFLLIYTITLVGNLGMILLIVLDSRLHTPMYFFLGNLSLVDFCYSSTVTPTVMAGLLPGHKVISYNACVTQMYFFGVFATVENYLLSSMAYDRYAAVCKPLHYTTTMTTRVCVYLVIGCYVCGFLNASIYAGNMFSLTYCKSNKVHHFFCDIPAVLAVSCSERHVNELILIYVASFNIFFAILVILISYMCILITILKMHSRAGYWKALSTCASHFSVVSVFYGTALFMYLQPSSSHSMNTDKIASVFYTMVIPMLNPMVYSLRNKEVKSTFTKIVVGTK; encoded by the coding sequence ATGGAGAACAGGACAGAAGTGGTACAGTTCATCCTGCTGGGACTGACCAGTGACCCAGGTCTGCAGCTTCCCCTCTTTCTGACGTTCCTGCTCATCTACACCATCACTCTGGTTGGGAACCTGGGGATGATCCTGTTGATTGTCTTGGACTCCcgtctccacactcccatgtacttcttccttggcAACCTGTCTTTGGTGGACTTTTGCTACTCTTCAACTGTCACTCCCACAGTCATGGCTGGGCTCCTCCCAGGACATAAGGTCATCTCCTACAATGCTTGTGTTACTCAGATGTACTTTTTTGGAGTCTTTGCTACTGTGGAGAATTACCTCCTGAGCTCAATGGCCTATGATCGCTATGCAGCAGTGTGTAAGCCTCTGCACTACACCACCACCATGACGACaagagtgtgtgtgtatctggTCATAGGCTGCTATGTCTGTGGTTTCCTGAATGCCTCCATCTACGCAGGGAACATGTTCAGTCTCACCTACTGTAAATCCAACAAGGTCCAtcattttttctgtgatattCCAGCTGTCTTGGCAGTCTCTTGCTCTGAAAGACATGTTAATGAGCTGATTCTTATTTATGTAGCCAGCTTCAATATCTTTTTTGCTATCCTAGTTATATTGATATCTTACATGTGCATTTTGATTACCATCCTAAAGATGCACTCAAGAGCAGGATATTGGAAGGCTCtgtccacctgtgcctcccacttctctgttgtctctgtcttctatggGACCGCTCTGTTCATGTACTTACAGCCCAGCTCCAGCCACTCTATGAACACAGACAAAATTGCATCTGTGTTCTACACTATGGtcatccccatgctgaaccctatggtctacagtctgaggaacaaggaggtcAAGAGTACTTTCACAAAGATTGTTGTGGGGACAAAATAA